In Nicotiana tabacum cultivar K326 chromosome 11, ASM71507v2, whole genome shotgun sequence, a single window of DNA contains:
- the LOC107759889 gene encoding ras-related protein RABC2a: MIMDMRKNQNGGSSSYDYSFKILLVGDSGVGKSSLLLSFISQHPPQDLSPTIGVDFKIRMLTVGGKRLKLTIWDTAGQERFGALTSSYYRGAHGIILVYDVTRRETFTSLSETWAKDIKFYSTNPECIKMLVGNKVDRDTREEGLAFAKEHNCLFLECSARTRENVQLCFKDLTKKILEVPSLQEKGSTVVKNQILKQKEAHKSQHSQKCCS; this comes from the exons ATGATAATGGATATGAGGAAAAATCAAAATGGTGGAAGCAGTAGTTATGATTATTCATTCAAGATTCTGCTAGTTGGAGATTCTGGAGTTGGAAAAAGCAGTCTTCTTCTCAGTTTTATTTCACAGCATCCTCCTCAGGATCTTTCTCCTACTATTG GTGTGGACTTCAAGATCAGGATGCTAACAGTTGGTGGCAAGAGGTTGAAATTAACAATTTGGGATACAG CTGGACAAGAGAGGTTTGGCGCATTAACAAGCTCATATTATAGAGGAGCTCACGGAATTATACTAG TGTATGATGTAACAAGGCGAGAGACCTTTACAAGCTTATCAGAAACTTGGGCGAAGGATATAAAGTTTTACTCCACGAATCCCGAGTGTATCAAGATGCTAGTCGGGAACAAAGTCGATAGG GATACTAGAGAAGAAGGCCTGGCATTTGCGAAGGAGCACAATTGTTTATTTCTTGAATGTAGTGCTAGGACAAGAGAAAATGTGCAGCTGTGTTTTAAAGATCTCACAAAAAAG ATACTGGAGGTACCAAGTCTACAGGAGAAAGGCTCAACAGTAGTGAAGAACCAAATTTTGAAACAGAAAGAAGCGCACAAGTCTCAACATAGCCAAAAATGTTGCTCCTAG